The nucleotide window AAATGTTTCGCAGAGCTGATGGAGAATCAAACGCCATCCATGAAGAGAGTGTCTTCCGCGAAGAAGTTTGCAGGTTTCGATAAGGCACGCCAGAAAGTCTATAAAACGGCCCAATGTTTCCGCTTTTTCCCCCTCAATGCCATCATAGGGGAGTCGTTCATCGTAAAGACGTTTGTTCTCTCCCGGCAGAGCGTAGCCCAGGAGCATACGGTCAATGCCGTCTTGCCAGCTGTGCGGGCTTAATTAAGGCAAACCGAGATCAATCAGGGCATCCTCGTCAATGCCCCAGCGGATACCGCTCTCCTTGATCCACCGATGGATCAGAGGTATTTCTTCCGATGCGATACCAAAGGCACGGCGTACCAGGCGCCTGTCAAGAAGGGCCGTAACACGCGATGCTTCAAAGCGGCTTTCGGCGAGATCCAGAATTTTGAAGAAAGAAACGATGATCGGATTGTCCCGCATGGGCTTACCGTCGGCGATACCGAAGGGTATGGATACATCACCGGCTTTCGGATTTTCTTCTTTGGAGTGGCTGAACACCGATTCAATGAAAGGGGCGTAAATATCGATATTCGGGGTCATGACAAGAATATCCCGCGGTTTGACCTGCTGATCGTTTTCGAAAAGTGAAAGAAGTCGATCGTAAAGAACCTCGACCTCTCGCAGGGGACTGTGACAGGCATGGCACTCTATCGTGTCGTCACTTTCTCTGCATTCCAGGCGAGGTGCCTCCCCTTTGCCGCGGTCGAGGAGATTCAGGATATCCGACTGGATGGTACGCAGCGCCGTGGATTCACCCGGACGCACAAAATAATCCCGGTGTTCCGCGGCAATATCGGCGAATGCAAAGAGAAAGTCCCTGCCCGTTTTCCCCATGGAGGCCAGGAGTGGGTTGCCCTTGTCCATCAATATGTCCCCGCCGCCGAATGGCCCTTTGTTCTGCCGTTTTTCCCTTTCCCGCTCCGACAGGATTTCCGACCAGTACTCACGGCACGGGTTGAGGAGAAACAGGTGTACATCGGTTAATGAAGAAAGGGTCAATATGACGTCGATCCAAAGGGACGGCAATGATGAAATGCCGATCATGGATATTCGTTCAGGAATAAGGATCGACCTCGAATGAAATGCTTTTAATTTTTCCTTGAAAAGCTTGAAAAGGGCTGGCGGATGTGGTTCCTTCGCATCTTCCCTTAAAAGCCGCCAGAGTTCTGCCTGCCAAACCTCATCTCCCTCGGTTGCGCTGCCCGTTTCCCATTTCAAAAGCATTTCCGGGCGGTAGGCCATGTACTGATCGAATACCCGTGCGATACGATGCGAGAGCTGGTGCAGTTTTTGAGAATAATCCATCTCGTAGGATTCCAGATAATGTCTGATGGCATCGAAGCCCGGCTGGTCGATTATTTTCGGAATCCATTTCATGATGCTCCAGGTCATCTTGTCGGGAAGGTAACAATCGGAAGGACCATCCGTTTCCGTTGCGTCTCTCAGCAGGTTGAGAAGATAGGCTCGTGGAAGCTGGAAAGATACATTGGTACAGAGGCCATGGTAGTCGGCAAGTCGCATGGAAAGCCATTTTTCCATGCCCCGACTGCCGACAAGGACAATTTCCGGTGAGCAAGGCGAGGGCAGGGGGGGCGTCATGATGTCTGCCAGACGTGCCGCCAGTATTTCCATCATATTGGATGTTGTAATATGAAGCCCCGCCATAAAGTCACCCGATGTGAGAAAGAACATGTATCACACCTTGCCTTCCCCTCCAAGCATTTCACTGGAAGATTTTCCCGATGTTGCCAGGATAAAAAAGGCTTTACAAACTGGAAAGGGGAAGTCAAGAATAGCACCGTCTTTGGAGGTGTAATTCATGGGATGGCTATGGCCGTTGGTGGCCGGTCTTTTTTTGTTCTGTGTCACGGCGGGATTTTATTTTCTTGGTCGCAGGAAGACAAGAGACAATATCCGAATTCAGTTTTATCTTGAATCCCTCGAAAAAAATTCTGAGCGCCTTGAAGGGCTGATCCGTGAGGAAGTGGAGCGGATGCGCGATACGGTGGTCAACAATGCGTTTCAGACAAAAACCTCCGTTGCCGGGGAGTTGAAGGATTTCGGGAATGCCGTGAAGAAATCGGTGGAGGATATGATCCATTTCCAGCGGATACATGTCGAGACCTCGACGAATCAGATGAATCTGTTCATAAAAAACAGCGAAGAACGCATTGAACGTATCCGTGCAACGGTCGATTCCAGGCTGGAACAGATCCAGAATGATAACGCCAGAAACATCGAACAGGTTCGCCTGACCGTAGATGAAAAACTACAGGGAACTTTGGAACGGCGCCTTGGCGAGTCGTTTCGTCAGGTTTCCGAACGACTGGAACAGGTTCACCGGGGCTTGGGTGATATGCAAAACCTTGCTTCGGGGGTCGGTGATTTGAAGAAGATTTTTGCGAATGTTAAATCCCGGGGCATGTGGGGGGAGATCCATTTGGAAAACCTGCTGGTCGATATTCTCTCACCCGCCCAGTATGAAAAAAATGTCCGGACGAAGGAACGGAGCAATGAGGTGGTGGAATTTGCCGTCAAATTGCCCGGCGGCGAAGAGGGTGAAATGCCGGTCTGGTTACCCGTTGACTCGAAATTTCCACTGGAAGATTACCAGCGTCTCATCGATGCCCGGGAAAGAGGTGAAACACAGGATGCCACGGAAGCGGCCCGCATGCTTGAGGTACGGTTGAAACGCTGTGCACGGGATATCCATGATAAATATCTTAGTCCTCCCCGGACAACTGATTTCGCTGTGATGTATCTCCCGTCGGAAGGGCTTTATGCCGAAACGGTGAGTCGAGCCGATTTGATCGCGGCCATGCAACGCGAATACAGGGTGCTGGTTGCCGGCCCCTCAACCTTCGCCGCCTTGCTGAATAGCCTGCAGATCGGCTTCAGGACCCTGGCCATTCAAAAACGCACAAGTGAAGTCTGGCAGATCCTGTCCGTTGTCAAGACCGAATTCGGTAAATTCGGCGAGATTCTCCAGGGGGTGAAAAAGAAACTGGAACAGGCAACGAACAACATGGATGACGCATTGAAAAAATCACGGATCATTCAGCGCAGGCTCCGTGATGTTCAGAGAATTGACGGGAGCGACAAAGGGCGGGCTGAAGATGAAATCATGGACGATCATGTGGACGATTAACCGGAATTCATTTGCCATAATCGAAGAATTATGAAAAAAACATCCGGGAAAAGACATCTATAGCTGGCCGCTATACGAGGTGGTTGTGTTATTGAAATATATTCTACCACAGAGACGGGCTGAAAAAGAACGCCATAAGGCAAAAAGAACCCTTCAGGGAAGGTGCAAATACCGATGCGATGCGGTTCTGTTGATTTTTTTCTTCTCTTGCCTGATATTCGCCCAAACCGGTATGTCATTCGCCCGGGATGTCCTTGTTTCGGGTAGTCCTGAAGTCGCCCTGCAGGCAAAATATATGGCCTTGCGGGATCGCCTGGACCAGAATGAATTCCAGAGACCCTTATCCTTGGATTCGTCGGAAACTGACGGGGAGTTGAGGGGTGAGATCCATGCCGTCCTGGACTTCCCCTTCAGGGAAACAGCCCTGGCATTGAGGGGGACCCATGCCTGGTGCGACATCCTTAATCTCCACCTCAATGTCAAATATTGTAGTGCCCGGACAAAAAAAACGGCGAACAGCTTGTCGCTTTCTGTCGGGCGCAAACATGAACAACCCCTCGATAAAGCATCGACCGTTGATTTGACCTTCCATGCCGATGCAACGAATCCGGATTACCTGCGAATCGTATTGCAGGCGGTAAATGGCCCTCTTGATACCCGGGACTATCGAATTGTGCTGGAGGCAATTCCTCTGGAGAGGCAGCGGACATTCATCCGCCTGTCATATTCCTATGAGACGAGCCTGATGGCGCGACTGGCCATGCAATGCTATTTCAGTACCCTGGGAAGAGATAAAGTCGGCTTCACCGTGACGGGAAGAACGGATGACGGGCGACCCATTTACACCAGAGAGATGCGTGGTGTCATCGAACGGAACACGATGCGATATTACCTGGCCATTGAAGCCTATCTCGGCACCATGGCCATACCGGAAGATCGACGCCTGGATATTCGCCTGAATAATTGGTTCGCTGCCACTGAACGATACCCTCTCCAGTTGCACGAGATGGACAGGGCAACCTATTTGAAGATGAAACGCAGAGAATATGAGCGGCAGATTGCCGTGCCGTAAACCCATAAGGGAAAATCCCCTGAAGCTACGCGTTCTTAGATCTTTACAGAGAAAAATATCCGCTGGCGACCGTTGTGTTAGTACCCCATAACCGTGTGAACCAAATAATAGACCATGGATAAAGACCTCATCAAACAGTGCCGATTTTTTCTGAAAGACACGATTCGAAAGATGATCGACTTTTCCAGGACGGATCAGTATCTCGGTGTTCCGCCGCCTCCTATTCAAAAACCTTTTTCCCAAGATGCGAAAAGAATTGTCCTGCCCGGCATGAAAGCATGGCAGGACATCGGAAAGGCCGATTTCAAGGCCATAATTCTCAACAGGGAAAGTCATCGGTCTTATCTGGAGGAGGCTCTTACCCTTGGAGAATTGGCTTTTCTCCTTTGGGCAAGCCAGGGGATAAAGGAGAGACTGGATGAGGGACATGCCCTCCGCACGGTTCCTTCCGCAGGATGCCGCCACAGCCTCGAGACTTATCTTTGCGTATTGAATATCGATGGATTGGAACGCGGGATTTACCGTTATCTTCCTCTTGAGCATCAATTGCTCCTCCTGTACACGGACCAGGATCTGGATGAAAAAATTTTCGAAGCAACTTTCAACCAGACTTATCCGGCGGTGGCCGCCGTTACCTTGATATGGACCACCATTCCATACAGGATGGAGTGGCGCTATGGTCCGGCTTCAGCTAAAGTTATCGCCATTGAGGCGGGTCATGCCTGTCAGAATCTTTATTTGGCCTGTGAAGCAATTGGGGCGGGTGCATGTGCCATGGCCGCTTATGACCAACAGGCCATGGATCACCTTCTTCATATCGACGGTGAAGATGAATTCACCCTGTATCTGGCATCGGTGGGACGAAAATTGTAGAAACGCGCTGTCATTAATTCACCGTAACCAACCGTTCTTCAGAGGGGCGGAGGCACGTATTTTATGAAGACTTTCCTTGCATTCCCACCGATGCGTGATTAAAATATAATCATCGGACAGGGGATGAAGTGAAAGTGGATTGAACAGACTGAGAAAGGAGGATTCCCATGGCTCTTACGAAGGTTCTTATTGAGAGGAAGGTCAAACCAGGTCAGGAACAGGCGTTTAAAAAACTCATGCGCGAAGTACTCTCTGGAGCGGCACATACCCATGGTTTCATTTCCGGCGAGACCCTGCAGTCTCTGAGTGATCCCTCGGTTCATGTGACCATCAGTCTATGGAAAGATTTGTCATCCTGGCAGGATTGGATCAACAGCCCACCTCGTAAAAAAATACAGGAGGAATACGATAAGGCTCTGGCGGAACCCATGAAAGTTACCACTTTCCATTACGAGTGATAACGAAACGGACAGGAAGAGGGCAGCCTTTCGGCTGCCCTCTTTTTTTTCTGTTTTCCCGTCGGTGGGAAAAAGGGGCTGAATTGAGAGCTCCCGAGGCGGGTTGCCATTTGAGGACTTCCTCCATGTCCTAAAATATGCATGTCTATCATCGTTACCTGTTGTGTTGAAAAATATCTGAGTTCCTCCCCTTGGAAATATCTTGACAAAGCAATTCGACTGTGCTTTACTCCGCGAGCAGTATTTATTCATAAGGAGTAGGAGTACCCGATGGACAACAACACGCGGAAAAATATCCAGGCTTATTTTTATAGCTTTTATTTTTACGGCGAGGTCTGTCCGTCGCTTGGGGAGTAGAAGCAAATACATATAACCTTAAGCCATGGTCAGACCGATAGGCGCTAACCATGGCTTTTTTGTTTTTTGGCCATGGTGATGAAAGCACCGTGGCTTTTTTTATTTCAGCAAGGAGGATTATCAAATGATCATTATCATGAAAAGAGGGGCCAGCGAGGGGCAGATCGACCATGTCATCCACTGGATCGAATCCGTTGGCTACAATGCTCATCCATCGCGGGGTGTGGAGAGGACCATCATCGGTTGTGTTGGGGACGACCGGGGAAAAATTCAGCTCACTTATGCCGAATCCTTTTCAGGTGTGGAGAAAACCGTGCCGATTCTGAAACCCTATAAATTGGCAAGCAGGGAAGCCCGGGAGGGAGAAACGGTCATTCATGTGGGACGCCTGCGTATAGGCGGCGGTGGTTTTGTCGTCATGGCAGGTCCCTGTTCCGTTGAAAGCGAGGAACAGATGATGGAAAGCGCCTACATCGCCAAGAAAGGCGGGGCCGATATTCTTCGGGGCGGCGCCTATAAGCCACGCACCTCACCCTACAGTTTTCAGGGGATGGAAGAGGAGGGTTTGAAGCTCTTGAAAAAAGCCAGGGAAAAAACAGGCTTGCCGGTTATTACGGAGGTGATGAGTACGATGGAAGTCGATCTGGTTGAGGAATACACCGATGTGCTCCAGGTCGGCGCCCGGAACGTCCAGAATTTTTCACTCCTGAAAAGGATCGGGCAGTGCAAAAAACCGGTTCTTCTGAAACGGGGCATGATGACGACGATCGAGGAGCTTCTGATGTCGGCCGAGTATATTCTTTCATCGGGAAACGCGCAGGTGATTCTCTGTGAGCGAGGTATTCGCACCTTCGAAACGGCAACCCGTAATACCCTGGATATTTCTGCCGTACCCGTGCTCAAATCCCTGACGCATCTCCCGGTCATTGTCGATCCAAGTCATGCCGCCGGTCACTGGCACTACGTCAGGCCTTTAAGTCGGGCCGCCCTTGCGGTTGGTGCCGACGGCATCCTTGTTGAAGTCCACCCCGATCCGGCGAAGGCCGTTTCCGATGGGGTGCAATCCCTGAAACCGGAGAAGTTCTACAGCTTGATGGAAGAACTGCGTAAAATAGAAAACCTTTTGAAACTTCAGTGAGGTTGAAGGAAATGAAAAAGCTTGTCCTGGAAATTGAACGAAAGGGCACCGTCCGTTGTGAAATCACCATAGGCTATGACATCATGGACCGGGTTGGATTGCTTCTAGCGAAGGAGTACGGCAAGGTACGCTCTTTCATGGTTACGGACGATCGGGTGGCTGACCTTTATGGGGCGCAAATTACCGACGGGTTTCGGAAAATGGGAATGACAACCTCGATGATTGTGATCCCCGCAGGGGAAGCATCCAAAAACGTGGATACCGCCCTGTTCGTAATCGGGGAGATGCTCAAGGGGGGGGCTGATCGCAGCAGTGTTCTGATTGCTTTTGGAGGAGGGGTGGTAGGTGATCTGACCGGCTTTGTCGCTTCGATTTATATGCGTGGTATCCCTTATATCCAGATTCCGACAACCCTGATGGCCCAGGTGGACAGCAGCATAGGCGGAAAAACCGCCGTTGACCTGCCTGAGGGGAAGAACCTGATAGGAAGCTTCCATCAGCCGGGGAGAACCTATATTGACCTCAAATTTTTGGAAACGCTCCCTGAAAAAGAGATGAAAAACGGTCTGACCGAGATTATCAAAGCGGCGATCATTGAAGACATCACCCTGTTCAACCTTCTGGAATCCGAAGCAAAGGCCGTTAAAGAACGGGATCGCC belongs to Deltaproteobacteria bacterium and includes:
- the rmuC gene encoding DNA recombination protein RmuC — protein: MRDTVVNNAFQTKTSVAGELKDFGNAVKKSVEDMIHFQRIHVETSTNQMNLFIKNSEERIERIRATVDSRLEQIQNDNARNIEQVRLTVDEKLQGTLERRLGESFRQVSERLEQVHRGLGDMQNLASGVGDLKKIFANVKSRGMWGEIHLENLLVDILSPAQYEKNVRTKERSNEVVEFAVKLPGGEEGEMPVWLPVDSKFPLEDYQRLIDARERGETQDATEAARMLEVRLKRCARDIHDKYLSPPRTTDFAVMYLPSEGLYAETVSRADLIAAMQREYRVLVAGPSTFAALLNSLQIGFRTLAIQKRTSEVWQILSVVKTEFGKFGEILQGVKKKLEQATNNMDDALKKSRIIQRRLRDVQRIDGSDKGRAEDEIMDDHVDD
- the aroF gene encoding 3-deoxy-7-phosphoheptulonate synthase; translated protein: MIIIMKRGASEGQIDHVIHWIESVGYNAHPSRGVERTIIGCVGDDRGKIQLTYAESFSGVEKTVPILKPYKLASREAREGETVIHVGRLRIGGGGFVVMAGPCSVESEEQMMESAYIAKKGGADILRGGAYKPRTSPYSFQGMEEEGLKLLKKAREKTGLPVITEVMSTMEVDLVEEYTDVLQVGARNVQNFSLLKRIGQCKKPVLLKRGMMTTIEELLMSAEYILSSGNAQVILCERGIRTFETATRNTLDISAVPVLKSLTHLPVIVDPSHAAGHWHYVRPLSRAALAVGADGILVEVHPDPAKAVSDGVQSLKPEKFYSLMEELRKIENLLKLQ
- a CDS encoding antibiotic biosynthesis monooxygenase, whose amino-acid sequence is MALTKVLIERKVKPGQEQAFKKLMREVLSGAAHTHGFISGETLQSLSDPSVHVTISLWKDLSSWQDWINSPPRKKIQEEYDKALAEPMKVTTFHYE
- a CDS encoding exodeoxyribonuclease V subunit gamma encodes the protein MFFLTSGDFMAGLHITTSNMMEILAARLADIMTPPLPSPCSPEIVLVGSRGMEKWLSMRLADYHGLCTNVSFQLPRAYLLNLLRDATETDGPSDCYLPDKMTWSIMKWIPKIIDQPGFDAIRHYLESYEMDYSQKLHQLSHRIARVFDQYMAYRPEMLLKWETGSATEGDEVWQAELWRLLREDAKEPHPPALFKLFKEKLKAFHSRSILIPERISMIGISSLPSLWIDVILTLSSLTDVHLFLLNPCREYWSEILSEREREKRQNKGPFGGGDILMDKGNPLLASMGKTGRDFLFAFADIAAEHRDYFVRPGESTALRTIQSDILNLLDRGKGEAPRLECRESDDTIECHACHSPLREVEVLYDRLLSLFENDQQVKPRDILVMTPNIDIYAPFIESVFSHSKEENPKAGDVSIPFGIADGKPMRDNPIIVSFFKILDLAESRFEASRVTALLDRRLVRRAFGIASEEIPLIHRWIKESGIRWGIDEDALIDLGLP
- the aroB gene encoding 3-dehydroquinate synthase: MKKLVLEIERKGTVRCEITIGYDIMDRVGLLLAKEYGKVRSFMVTDDRVADLYGAQITDGFRKMGMTTSMIVIPAGEASKNVDTALFVIGEMLKGGADRSSVLIAFGGGVVGDLTGFVASIYMRGIPYIQIPTTLMAQVDSSIGGKTAVDLPEGKNLIGSFHQPGRTYIDLKFLETLPEKEMKNGLTEIIKAAIIEDITLFNLLESEAKAVKERDRLILTQIVEKACRVKRGIVELDERERGLRRILNFGHTLGHAIEAESGYRMSHGEAVSIGMVAATRIAEKIYDLPPSDRQRIESLIGALGHPTTIGADISTEGILARLKMDKKKMGDTVHFVLIKKIGFPFVNGAIESGTLRDIIEELRS
- a CDS encoding SagB/ThcOx family dehydrogenase → MDKDLIKQCRFFLKDTIRKMIDFSRTDQYLGVPPPPIQKPFSQDAKRIVLPGMKAWQDIGKADFKAIILNRESHRSYLEEALTLGELAFLLWASQGIKERLDEGHALRTVPSAGCRHSLETYLCVLNIDGLERGIYRYLPLEHQLLLLYTDQDLDEKIFEATFNQTYPAVAAVTLIWTTIPYRMEWRYGPASAKVIAIEAGHACQNLYLACEAIGAGACAMAAYDQQAMDHLLHIDGEDEFTLYLASVGRKL